Proteins from a single region of Sesamum indicum cultivar Zhongzhi No. 13 linkage group LG5, S_indicum_v1.0, whole genome shotgun sequence:
- the LOC105162453 gene encoding polypyrimidine tract-binding protein homolog 3, whose protein sequence is MAEPSKVIHVRNVGHEISENDLLQLFQPFGVITKLVMLRAKNQALLQMQDIASAVSALQFYTNVQPSIRGRNVYVQFSSHQELTIMDQNAQARGDEPNRILLVTIHHMLYPITVEVLHQVFSPHGFVEKIVTFQKSAGFQALIQYQLHQSAISARNSLQGRNIYDGCCQLDIQFSNLDELQVNYNNERSRDFTNPSLPSEQKGKSSQPGYGDTGMYAHAVGFPQMGNAAAIAAAFGGGLPPGISGTNDRCTVLVSNLNPDRIDEDKLFNLFSIYGNIIRIKLLRNKPDHALVQMGDGFQAELAVHFLKGAMLFGKRLEVNFSKHPNITTGADTHEYSNSNLNRFNRNAAKNYRYCCSPTKMIHISTLPQDVTEEEIITHLEEHGTIVSTKLFEMNGKKQALVLFENEEQATEALVCKHATSLSGSTIRISFSQLQTI, encoded by the exons ATGGCAGAGCCCTCAAAAGTCATTCACGTTCGTAATGTTGGTCATGAAATTTCTGAG AATGACTTGCTCCAGCTGTTCCAGCCATTTGGAGTTATCACCAAACTTGTGATGCTTCGAGCCAAAAATCAG gCCCTCCTCCAAATGCAAGATATCGCTTCAGCAGTAAGTGCATTGCAATTCTACACTAACGTTCAGCCAAGCATAAG GGGAAGGAATGTTTATGTTCAATTTTCATCACATCAAGAACTAACCATTATGGATCAAAATGCTCAAGCGAGAGGAGATGAG CCTAACAGAATCCTCTTAGTTACGATACATCACATGCTATATCCTATTACTGTGGAAGTGCTGCATCAAGTTTTTTCTCCTCATGGATTTGTAGAGAAGATCGTCACGTTTCAGAAGTCGGCTG GTTTTCAAGCTCTAATTCAGTATCAATTACACCAAAGTGCTATTTCTGCGAGGAACTCCCTTCAG GGacgaaatatatatgatggtTGCTGTCAGCTGGATATTCAGTTCTCAAA CCTTGACGAATTGCAAGTGAACTATAATAATGAACGCTCAAG GGATTTCACAAACCCTTCCTTGCCTTCAGAACAAAAGGGCAAGTCCTCTCAA CCTGGGTATGGAGATACAGGCATGTATGCCCATGCAG TTGGATTTCCACAG ATGGGCAATGCTGCTGCCATCGCGGCTGCCTTTGGAGGAGGTCTACCACCCGGTATAAGTGGAACAAATGATAGGTGCACAGTTCTTGTATCTAATCTGAATCCTGAT AGAATAGACGAGGATAAGCTTTTCAATTTGTTCTCAATATATGGGAACATTATTAGAATCAAACTTCTCCGAAATAAACCAGATCATGCATTGGTTCAAATGGGAGATGGTTTTCAGGCTGAATTGGCTGTTCACTTTTTGAAG GGTGCTATGTTGTTTGGTAAGCGCTTGGAGGTGAACTTTTCAAAGCATCCAAACATTACAACTGGAGCTGATACACATGAGTACTCCAACTCGAATCTCAATCGTTTCAATCGGAACGCTGCCAAAAATTACCGGTATTGCTGTTCACCGACCAAAATGATCCACATCTCCACTCTCCCCCAGGATGTGACTGAAGAAGAAATAATAACCCACCTCGAAGAGCATGGAACAATTGTTAGTACGAAACTCTTTGAGATGAATGGAAAAAAGCAGGCTCTTGTCCTCTTTGAAAATGAGGAGCAGGCTACAGAAGCCCTTGTGTGCAAGCATGCTACATCACTTAGTGGTTCAACCATTCGGATTTCCTTCTCTCAGTTGCAAACTATATGA